One genomic segment of Streptococcus salivarius includes these proteins:
- the atpB gene encoding F0F1 ATP synthase subunit A: METTSNPTVSLFGIDFDLTVLAMSLLTVIIVFGVVFWSSRKMTIKPKGKQNVLEFIYEFVNSTISQNLGKFTKNYSLLLFVIFTFVFTANNLGLLVSVKSEHYNFWTSPTSNFGVTITLSLIITLISHIEGIRKKGFKGYLKGYLSPYPAMLPMNILEQITNLASLALRLFGNIYSGEVLTGLILKLVTWSVFAAPVSFALNLVWVAFSAFIGFIQAYVFIILSSNYIGDKVNEE, translated from the coding sequence GTGGAAACTACAAGTAATCCAACCGTCTCATTATTTGGGATTGATTTTGACTTGACTGTCCTTGCCATGTCTCTCTTGACAGTAATTATCGTTTTTGGAGTGGTTTTCTGGTCAAGTCGTAAGATGACCATTAAACCAAAGGGAAAACAAAATGTGCTTGAGTTCATCTATGAGTTTGTGAATAGTACCATTTCTCAAAATCTTGGGAAATTCACGAAGAATTATAGTTTGCTCTTGTTTGTAATTTTCACCTTTGTTTTTACAGCAAACAACTTAGGTTTGCTTGTATCTGTAAAAAGTGAGCATTACAATTTTTGGACTTCTCCAACATCGAACTTCGGTGTTACTATCACTCTTTCTTTGATTATTACCCTCATTAGTCATATTGAGGGGATCCGTAAAAAAGGGTTTAAAGGCTATCTAAAAGGCTACCTTTCACCATACCCAGCTATGCTCCCAATGAACATTTTGGAACAAATAACCAATCTTGCTTCATTGGCCTTGCGTTTGTTTGGTAACATTTATTCTGGTGAGGTACTTACTGGCTTGATTCTTAAATTGGTGACATGGTCTGTCTTTGCAGCACCTGTATCCTTTGCTTTGAACCTTGTCTGGGTTGCCTTTTCAGCCTTTATCGGCTTCATCCAAGCCTATGTCTTTATTATCCTAAGTTCAAACTATATTGGTGATAAAGTCAACGAAGAATAA
- the ftsW gene encoding cell division peptidoglycan polymerase FtsW: MKIEKKHLLDYTILIPYLILSVVGLIVVYSTTSARLVTLGANPFASVMNQGGFWLLSLFSIFFIYRLKLNFLRKDKLLGVVIAFEILLLVIAKFFTREINGANGWIVLGPLSFQPAEYLKIIVVWFLAHTFSKKQSAIERYDYQALTKNRWIPRNGKELNDWRVYLLGMIGLVAIQPDLGNAAIIVLTTVVMFSISGVGYRWFTALFASIVGISSAFLGLIALVGVQTMAKVPIFGYVAKRFAAYFNPFKDLTGSGLQLSHSYYAMSNGGWFGLGLGNSIEKTGYLPEATTDFVFSIVIEELGLIGAGLILALLFFLILRIMIVGVKARNPFNSMMALGVGALMLMQVFVNIGGISGLIPSTGVTFPFLSQGGNSLLVTSVGIAFVLNIAANEKRDNIVQAIEDELSQTQELENQDEKIVPLRRGR; the protein is encoded by the coding sequence ATGAAAATTGAAAAGAAGCATCTTTTAGATTACACCATTTTGATACCTTATTTAATCTTATCCGTGGTTGGTTTAATAGTAGTGTATTCAACAACGAGTGCTCGTTTAGTAACCTTGGGGGCCAATCCCTTCGCATCTGTTATGAACCAAGGAGGCTTCTGGTTGCTATCCTTGTTCTCTATTTTTTTCATCTACCGACTGAAATTGAACTTTCTCAGGAAAGATAAGCTTTTGGGTGTTGTTATTGCCTTTGAGATTTTACTTTTGGTCATTGCCAAATTTTTCACCAGGGAAATCAATGGTGCCAATGGTTGGATTGTGCTAGGTCCCTTGTCTTTCCAACCAGCGGAGTACCTTAAGATCATTGTTGTTTGGTTTTTGGCACACACCTTTTCAAAAAAACAGTCTGCCATAGAACGTTATGACTACCAAGCCCTGACGAAGAATAGATGGATTCCTAGGAATGGTAAGGAACTTAATGACTGGCGTGTCTATTTGCTTGGTATGATCGGTTTGGTTGCTATCCAACCTGACTTGGGGAATGCGGCTATCATTGTATTGACTACAGTAGTGATGTTTTCAATTTCTGGTGTTGGCTACCGTTGGTTTACGGCCTTATTTGCCAGTATTGTAGGGATTTCGTCGGCCTTCCTAGGCTTAATTGCCTTGGTTGGGGTTCAAACCATGGCTAAGGTACCTATCTTTGGATATGTTGCCAAGCGTTTCGCAGCATATTTTAATCCGTTCAAGGATTTGACAGGATCTGGTCTTCAGCTATCTCATTCATACTATGCTATGAGTAATGGAGGATGGTTTGGTCTCGGGCTTGGAAATTCAATTGAGAAAACTGGTTATTTACCAGAAGCTACAACAGACTTTGTGTTTTCGATTGTTATTGAAGAATTAGGTCTTATCGGAGCCGGCTTGATTCTGGCCCTCCTCTTTTTCCTCATTCTTCGTATTATGATTGTGGGAGTTAAGGCCAGAAATCCATTTAACTCTATGATGGCGCTTGGTGTGGGAGCTCTCATGCTTATGCAGGTCTTTGTTAATATTGGGGGAATCTCAGGGCTAATCCCATCGACAGGGGTTACCTTCCCCTTCCTTTCACAAGGTGGTAACTCGCTTCTGGTAACTTCTGTTGGGATTGCTTTTGTTTTAAATATTGCTGCCAACGAAAAGCGTGATAATATTGTTCAAGCTATTGAGGACGAGTTATCTCAGACTCAAGAATTGGAAAATCAAGATGAAAAAATTGTACCTTTAAGAAGAGGTCGTTAA
- a CDS encoding F0F1 ATP synthase subunit delta, which produces MDKKTQALVEQYARSLVEVAFEQDAVSTIQEEVRQILTVFAETNLKTFLSQENVTSEAKKESLSLFQESCSVYMNNFLEVILLNDRANILYDVLKLVLELFDQEDNTYDVTVTSASPLSEEQKARLLAIVSQKFEIKTRRLVEKIDEDLIGGFVIKAKNKVVDTSIRSQLQTFKTNLK; this is translated from the coding sequence ATGGATAAGAAAACACAAGCTCTTGTTGAGCAGTATGCCAGAAGCCTGGTAGAAGTCGCTTTTGAACAAGACGCCGTGTCAACAATCCAAGAAGAAGTAAGGCAAATCCTAACAGTTTTTGCTGAAACAAATCTAAAAACCTTCTTGTCGCAGGAAAATGTGACAAGTGAAGCTAAAAAAGAAAGTTTGAGCTTGTTTCAAGAGTCTTGTTCAGTGTATATGAACAATTTTCTTGAGGTAATCTTACTCAATGACCGTGCCAACATTCTCTATGATGTGTTGAAGTTGGTCCTTGAGCTCTTTGATCAAGAAGACAATACTTACGATGTCACAGTGACATCAGCAAGTCCCTTGTCTGAAGAACAAAAAGCTCGACTTTTGGCGATTGTTTCACAAAAATTTGAGATTAAGACACGTCGTTTAGTAGAAAAAATTGATGAGGACCTCATCGGAGGATTCGTCATCAAAGCAAAAAATAAGGTTGTTGACACGTCAATTCGCAGTCAATTGCAAACCTTTAAAACGAATTTGAAATAG
- a CDS encoding F0F1 ATP synthase subunit epsilon, with protein sequence MAQMTVQVVTPDGLKYDHHASFIHAVTKDGQIGILPGHINLIAPLEVDELKVRRVDDESHVDWIAVNGGIIEVKDDFITIVADSAERERDIDVSRAERAKQRAERDLEEATKSDRIDEVQRAQVALRRALNRISVGTK encoded by the coding sequence ATGGCACAAATGACCGTACAAGTGGTAACTCCGGATGGTCTTAAATATGACCACCATGCCAGCTTTATCCACGCGGTTACTAAAGATGGTCAAATTGGTATCTTGCCAGGCCATATTAACTTGATTGCGCCACTTGAAGTGGATGAACTCAAGGTTCGTCGTGTGGATGACGAGAGTCACGTCGATTGGATTGCCGTAAATGGTGGTATCATCGAAGTTAAAGATGATTTTATTACTATCGTTGCCGATTCAGCAGAACGTGAACGCGACATTGACGTTTCTCGTGCCGAACGTGCCAAGCAACGTGCCGAACGTGACTTGGAAGAAGCAACTAAATCTGACCGTATTGATGAAGTTCAACGTGCTCAGGTTGCTCTCCGTCGAGCACTTAATCGTATCAGTGTCGGTACAAAATAA
- the tuf gene encoding elongation factor Tu, with protein MAKEKYDRSKPHVNIGTIGHVDHGKTTLTAAITTVLARRLPSAVNTPKDYASIDAAPEERERGITINTAHVEYETEKRHYAHIDAPGHADYVKNMITGAAQMDGAILVVASTDGPMPQTREHILLSRQVGVKHLIVFMNKVDLVDDEELLELVEMEIRDLLSEYDFPGDDIPVIQGSALKALEGDSKYEDIIMDLMNTVDEYIPEPERDTDKPLLLPVEDVFSITGRGTVASGRIDRGVVRVNDEVEIVGLKEEIQKAVVTGVEMFRKQLDEGIAGDNVGVLLRGIQRDEIERGQVLAAPGSINPHTKFKGEVYILSKEEGGRHTPFFNNYRPQFYFRTTDVTGSIELPAGTEMVMPGDNVTIDVELIHPIAVEQGTTFSIREGGRTVGSGIVSEIEA; from the coding sequence ATGGCAAAAGAAAAATACGATCGTAGTAAACCACACGTTAACATTGGTACAATCGGACACGTTGACCACGGTAAAACTACTTTGACAGCTGCTATCACAACTGTATTGGCTCGTCGTCTTCCTAGCGCAGTTAACACACCAAAAGACTACGCTTCAATCGACGCTGCTCCAGAAGAACGTGAACGCGGTATCACAATCAACACTGCACACGTTGAGTATGAAACTGAAAAACGTCACTACGCTCACATCGATGCGCCAGGACACGCGGACTACGTTAAAAACATGATCACTGGTGCCGCTCAAATGGACGGTGCGATCCTTGTAGTAGCATCTACTGACGGACCAATGCCACAAACTCGTGAGCACATCCTTCTTTCACGTCAGGTTGGTGTTAAACACCTTATCGTCTTCATGAACAAAGTTGACTTGGTTGACGATGAAGAATTGCTTGAATTGGTTGAAATGGAAATCCGTGACCTTCTTTCAGAATACGATTTCCCAGGTGATGACATTCCAGTTATCCAAGGTTCAGCTCTTAAAGCTCTTGAAGGTGATTCTAAATACGAAGACATCATCATGGACTTGATGAACACTGTTGACGAATACATTCCAGAACCAGAACGTGACACTGACAAACCATTGTTGCTTCCAGTCGAAGACGTATTCTCAATCACTGGTCGTGGTACTGTTGCTTCAGGACGTATCGACCGTGGTGTTGTTCGTGTTAATGACGAAGTTGAAATCGTTGGTCTTAAAGAAGAAATCCAAAAAGCAGTTGTTACTGGTGTTGAAATGTTCCGTAAACAACTTGACGAAGGTATTGCCGGAGATAACGTCGGTGTTCTTCTTCGTGGTATCCAACGTGATGAAATCGAACGTGGTCAAGTATTGGCTGCACCTGGTTCAATCAACCCACACACTAAATTCAAAGGTGAAGTTTACATCCTTTCTAAAGAAGAAGGTGGACGTCACACTCCATTCTTCAACAACTACCGTCCACAGTTCTACTTCCGTACAACTGACGTAACAGGTTCAATCGAACTTCCTGCAGGTACTGAAATGGTTATGCCTGGTGATAACGTGACTATCGATGTTGAGTTGATCCACCCAATCGCCGTTGAACAAGGTACAACATTCTCTATCCGTGAAGGTGGACGTACTGTTGGTTCAGGTATCGTATCTGAAATTGAAGCTTAA
- the atpA gene encoding F0F1 ATP synthase subunit alpha, with translation MAINAQEISALIKKQIENFQPNFDVTETGVVTYIGDGIARARGLDNAMSGELLEFENGAYGMAQNLETNDVGIIILGDFVAIREGDIVKRTGKIMEVPVGEALIGRVVNPLGQPVDGLGDIETTGFRPVETPAPGVMQRKSVSEPLQTGLKAIDALVPIGRGQRELVIGDRQTGKTSVAIDAILNQKGQDMICIYVAIGQKESTVRTQVETLRKHGALDYTIVVTASASQPSPLLYIAPYAGVAMAEEFMYNGKHVLIVYDDLSKQAVAYRELSLLLRRPPGREAYPGDVFYLHSRLLERSAKVSDDLGGGSITALPIIQTQAGDISAYIATNVISITDGQIFLQENLFNSGIRPAIDAGSSVSRVGGSAQIKAMKKVAGTLRLDLASYRELEAFTQFGSDLDAATQAKLNRGRRTIEVLKQPLHKPLPVEKQVVILYALTHGFLDSVPVDQILDFEEALYDYFDGHHEDIFETIRTTKDLPEESVLNEAIQAFKDQSEYK, from the coding sequence TTGGCAATTAACGCACAAGAAATTAGCGCTTTAATTAAAAAGCAAATTGAAAACTTCCAGCCAAACTTTGACGTCACTGAAACTGGTGTCGTTACCTATATCGGTGACGGTATCGCACGTGCTCGTGGTCTTGATAATGCTATGAGTGGTGAGTTGCTCGAATTTGAAAATGGTGCCTATGGTATGGCCCAAAACCTTGAAACTAATGATGTCGGTATCATTATCTTGGGGGATTTCGTAGCAATTCGTGAAGGCGATATTGTTAAACGTACTGGAAAAATTATGGAAGTTCCAGTTGGTGAAGCCCTTATTGGTCGTGTAGTAAACCCACTTGGGCAACCAGTTGATGGTCTTGGTGACATCGAAACAACAGGTTTCCGTCCAGTTGAAACACCTGCTCCAGGTGTTATGCAACGTAAATCAGTTTCTGAGCCATTGCAAACTGGTCTTAAGGCCATTGATGCCTTGGTTCCAATCGGACGTGGTCAACGTGAATTGGTTATCGGAGACCGCCAAACTGGTAAAACTTCAGTAGCCATTGATGCGATCTTGAACCAAAAAGGTCAAGATATGATCTGTATCTATGTGGCTATTGGTCAAAAAGAATCAACAGTTCGTACACAAGTAGAAACTCTCCGTAAACACGGTGCTCTTGATTACACAATCGTTGTGACTGCCTCTGCATCACAACCATCACCATTGCTTTACATTGCGCCTTATGCTGGTGTTGCAATGGCTGAAGAGTTCATGTATAACGGAAAACACGTACTGATTGTTTATGATGATTTGTCTAAACAAGCCGTGGCCTACCGTGAACTTTCATTGCTTCTCCGTCGTCCACCAGGTCGTGAAGCTTACCCAGGGGATGTCTTCTATCTCCACTCACGTCTTTTGGAACGTTCAGCTAAAGTTTCGGATGATCTTGGTGGTGGTTCAATTACTGCCTTGCCAATCATCCAAACGCAAGCCGGAGATATCTCAGCATATATCGCAACAAACGTTATCTCAATCACAGATGGACAAATCTTCTTGCAAGAAAACTTGTTTAACTCAGGTATTCGTCCAGCCATTGATGCGGGTTCTTCCGTATCACGTGTAGGTGGATCAGCGCAAATTAAAGCGATGAAGAAGGTTGCTGGGACACTTCGTCTTGACTTGGCTTCATATCGTGAACTTGAAGCCTTTACGCAATTTGGTTCAGATTTGGATGCTGCGACTCAAGCGAAATTGAACCGTGGTCGTCGTACAATCGAAGTTTTGAAACAACCGCTTCATAAACCACTTCCAGTTGAGAAACAAGTTGTTATCCTTTACGCTTTGACACACGGTTTCTTGGATAGTGTTCCGGTTGATCAAATCTTGGATTTTGAAGAAGCACTCTATGACTACTTTGATGGTCACCATGAGGATATCTTTGAAACTATTCGTACAACTAAGGATCTTCCTGAGGAATCTGTACTTAATGAAGCTATCCAAGCTTTCAAAGATCAGTCAGAATATAAATAG
- the atpF gene encoding F0F1 ATP synthase subunit B has protein sequence MSLLINSTTLGNIIITLGSVFLLYYLIRKFAWDQITGIFAAREKKIATDIDSAENARQEAESLAQKRQDELAGARTEAAQIIDGAKETGKTQESKIIAEAHDEAKRLKEKANQDIAQSRVEALAGVKGEVADLTVLLAEKVMKQNLDAKAQSDLIDSYLDQLGDA, from the coding sequence ATGTCATTACTGATTAATAGTACGACACTTGGTAATATCATTATCACACTCGGCTCAGTTTTTCTCTTGTATTACCTCATCCGTAAATTCGCATGGGATCAAATTACAGGAATCTTTGCTGCTCGTGAAAAGAAAATTGCCACAGATATTGATAGTGCTGAAAATGCTCGTCAAGAAGCAGAAAGCTTGGCACAAAAACGTCAAGATGAGTTAGCAGGTGCTCGCACTGAGGCGGCTCAAATTATTGATGGGGCCAAGGAAACTGGTAAAACTCAAGAATCAAAAATCATTGCAGAAGCACATGATGAAGCTAAACGCTTGAAAGAAAAAGCAAATCAAGACATCGCCCAAAGCCGTGTGGAAGCACTTGCTGGAGTTAAAGGTGAAGTTGCAGACTTGACTGTCCTCTTGGCGGAAAAAGTTATGAAACAAAACCTTGATGCTAAAGCGCAATCTGACTTGATTGATAGCTATCTTGATCAATTAGGAGATGCTTAA
- the tpiA gene encoding triose-phosphate isomerase, giving the protein MSRKPFIAGNWKMNKNPEEAKAFVEAVASKLPSSDLVEAGIAAPSVDLTAVLAAAKGSDLKVAAQNTYFENAGAFTGETSPQVLKEIGTDYVVIGHSERRDYFHETDEDINKKAKAIFANGMLPIICCGESLETYEAGKAAEFVGAQVSAALAGLTAEQVASTVIAYEPIWAIGTGKSASQDDAQKMCKVVRDVVAADFGQEVADKVRVQYGGSVKPENVAEYMACPDVDGALVGGASLEAESFLALLDFVK; this is encoded by the coding sequence ATGTCACGTAAACCATTTATCGCTGGTAACTGGAAAATGAACAAAAATCCAGAAGAAGCAAAAGCATTCGTTGAAGCTGTAGCATCAAAACTTCCTTCATCAGATCTTGTTGAAGCTGGTATCGCAGCTCCTTCAGTTGACTTGACAGCTGTACTTGCTGCTGCTAAAGGTTCAGACCTTAAAGTTGCTGCACAAAACACTTACTTTGAAAATGCTGGTGCCTTCACTGGTGAAACTAGCCCACAAGTTTTGAAAGAAATCGGTACTGACTACGTTGTTATCGGTCACTCAGAACGTCGTGACTACTTCCACGAAACTGATGAAGACATCAACAAAAAAGCAAAAGCAATCTTTGCTAACGGTATGCTTCCAATCATCTGTTGTGGTGAATCACTTGAAACTTACGAAGCTGGTAAAGCAGCAGAATTCGTAGGTGCTCAAGTTTCAGCTGCTCTTGCTGGATTGACTGCAGAACAAGTAGCTTCAACAGTTATCGCATACGAACCAATCTGGGCTATCGGTACTGGTAAATCAGCTTCACAAGACGACGCACAAAAAATGTGTAAAGTTGTTCGTGACGTTGTAGCTGCTGACTTTGGTCAAGAAGTTGCTGACAAAGTACGTGTTCAATACGGTGGATCAGTTAAACCTGAAAACGTTGCTGAATACATGGCTTGTCCAGACGTTGACGGAGCTCTTGTTGGTGGTGCTTCACTTGAAGCTGAAAGCTTCTTGGCATTGCTTGACTTCGTTAAATAA
- the atpD gene encoding F0F1 ATP synthase subunit beta, with amino-acid sequence MSSGKIAQVVGPVVDVAFAAGDKLPEINNALVVYTDEQKSKRIVLEVALELGEGVVRTIAMESTDGLTRGLEVLDTGRPISVPVGKDTLGRVFNVLGDTIDLEAPFADDAEREPIHKKAPTFDELSTSTEILETGIKVIDLLAPYLKGGKVGLFGGAGVGKTVLIQELIHNIAQEHGGISVFTGVGERTREGNDLYWEMKESGVIEKTAMVFGQMNEPPGARMRVALTGLTIAEYFRDVEGQDVLLFIDNIFRFTQAGSEVSALLGRMPSAVGYQPTLATEMGQLQERITSTKKGSVTSIQAIYVPADDYTDPAPATAFAHLDSTTNLERKLTQMGIYPAVDPLASSSRALSPEIVGEEHYAVATEVQRVLQRYRELQDIIAILGMDELSDEEKTLVGRARRIQFFLSQNFNVAEQFTGQPGSYVPVAETVRSFKEILEGKYDNLPEDAFRSVGPIEDVVAKAKAMGY; translated from the coding sequence ATGAGCTCAGGCAAAATTGCTCAGGTTGTTGGTCCTGTTGTAGACGTAGCGTTTGCAGCTGGTGATAAACTTCCTGAGATTAACAATGCATTGGTCGTTTATACTGATGAACAAAAGTCTAAACGTATCGTGCTCGAAGTAGCTCTTGAACTTGGAGAAGGTGTGGTTCGTACCATTGCCATGGAATCTACTGATGGATTGACTCGTGGACTAGAAGTTCTGGACACTGGACGTCCAATCAGCGTTCCTGTTGGTAAAGATACCCTTGGACGTGTCTTTAACGTTCTTGGTGATACCATTGACTTGGAAGCACCTTTTGCAGACGATGCAGAGCGTGAACCAATTCACAAAAAAGCACCAACTTTCGATGAATTGTCAACATCTACTGAAATCCTTGAAACAGGGATTAAAGTTATCGACTTGCTTGCCCCTTACCTTAAAGGTGGTAAAGTCGGACTCTTTGGTGGTGCCGGTGTTGGTAAAACCGTTCTTATTCAAGAGTTGATTCACAACATTGCCCAAGAGCACGGTGGTATTTCCGTGTTTACAGGTGTTGGTGAACGTACACGTGAAGGTAATGACCTTTACTGGGAAATGAAAGAATCTGGCGTTATTGAGAAAACAGCCATGGTCTTCGGTCAAATGAATGAACCACCTGGAGCACGTATGCGTGTTGCCCTTACTGGTTTGACAATTGCGGAATACTTCCGTGATGTCGAAGGTCAAGACGTGCTTCTCTTCATCGATAACATCTTCCGTTTCACTCAAGCAGGTTCTGAGGTTTCTGCCCTTCTTGGTCGTATGCCATCAGCCGTTGGTTACCAACCTACACTTGCTACTGAAATGGGTCAATTGCAAGAACGTATCACATCAACTAAAAAAGGTTCTGTTACATCAATCCAAGCCATCTACGTTCCAGCCGATGACTATACTGACCCAGCGCCAGCTACAGCATTTGCTCACTTGGATTCAACAACCAACCTTGAACGTAAGTTGACACAAATGGGTATTTACCCAGCCGTTGACCCATTGGCATCAAGCTCACGTGCCCTTTCACCTGAAATTGTTGGTGAAGAACACTATGCTGTTGCGACTGAAGTTCAACGTGTGCTTCAACGTTACCGTGAATTGCAAGATATTATCGCTATCCTTGGTATGGATGAATTGTCAGACGAAGAAAAAACATTGGTTGGACGTGCTCGTCGTATCCAATTCTTCTTGTCACAAAACTTCAACGTTGCTGAACAGTTTACAGGTCAACCAGGTTCTTATGTTCCAGTTGCTGAAACTGTTCGTAGCTTTAAAGAAATCCTTGAAGGTAAATATGACAATCTTCCAGAAGATGCCTTCCGTAGCGTAGGTCCAATTGAGGATGTAGTAGCTAAAGCTAAAGCTATGGGCTACTAA
- a CDS encoding F0F1 ATP synthase subunit gamma translates to MAGSLREIQAKIASTKKTSQITGAMQMVSASKLTRSEQAAKDFQIYASKIRQITTDLLHSELINGSSNPMLDARPVRKTGYIVITSDKGLVGGYNSTILKAVLDMIKRDHDSEDEYAIISIGGTGSDFFKARNMNVAFELRGLEDQPSFEQVGKIISKAVGMYQNELFDELYVCYNHHVNSLSSEVRVEQMLPIADLDPNESEGHVLTKFELEPDRDTILDQLLPQYAESLIYGAIVDAKTAEHAAGMTAMQTATDNAKNVINDLTIQYNRARQAAITQEITEIVGGASALE, encoded by the coding sequence ATGGCAGGCTCTCTAAGAGAAATCCAAGCAAAAATTGCTTCAACAAAGAAAACGAGTCAAATTACAGGAGCCATGCAAATGGTTTCTGCATCAAAATTGACACGTTCTGAGCAAGCTGCTAAAGATTTCCAAATCTATGCCTCAAAAATTAGACAGATCACAACAGATCTTCTACATTCAGAATTGATTAATGGTTCGTCAAATCCAATGTTGGACGCACGTCCAGTCCGTAAGACAGGTTACATTGTCATTACTTCAGATAAGGGACTAGTTGGGGGTTATAACTCAACAATTCTTAAAGCTGTGTTGGACATGATTAAACGTGACCATGATTCTGAAGATGAATATGCTATCATTTCTATTGGTGGAACAGGTTCAGATTTCTTCAAGGCTCGTAACATGAATGTTGCTTTTGAACTTCGTGGCCTTGAAGATCAACCTAGTTTTGAACAAGTCGGAAAAATCATTTCTAAAGCAGTAGGAATGTATCAAAATGAACTTTTTGATGAACTCTATGTGTGCTACAACCACCATGTCAACAGTTTGTCTAGTGAGGTTCGTGTGGAACAAATGCTTCCTATCGCTGATTTGGATCCCAATGAATCAGAAGGTCATGTGTTGACCAAGTTTGAATTGGAACCAGATCGTGACACTATTTTGGATCAACTCTTACCACAATATGCTGAGAGTCTTATCTACGGTGCTATCGTAGATGCCAAAACAGCTGAGCACGCAGCTGGTATGACTGCAATGCAGACAGCCACTGATAATGCGAAGAATGTGATTAACGATTTGACAATCCAATATAACCGTGCGCGTCAAGCTGCCATCACTCAGGAAATTACTGAAATCGTTGGCGGTGCAAGTGCACTTGAATAG
- a CDS encoding F0F1 ATP synthase subunit C: MNLTILGLGLAVMGVSIGEGILVANVAKAAARQPEMFSKLQTLMFTGVAFIEGTFFVLFALSYIV; the protein is encoded by the coding sequence ATGAATTTAACTATCTTAGGCCTCGGTTTGGCCGTTATGGGTGTATCTATTGGTGAGGGTATCCTCGTTGCCAATGTCGCTAAAGCTGCAGCTCGCCAACCTGAGATGTTTAGCAAACTTCAAACATTGATGTTTACTGGTGTTGCCTTTATCGAAGGTACCTTCTTCGTATTGTTTGCCCTTAGCTACATTGTCTAA